Proteins encoded together in one Bos indicus isolate NIAB-ARS_2022 breed Sahiwal x Tharparkar chromosome 3, NIAB-ARS_B.indTharparkar_mat_pri_1.0, whole genome shotgun sequence window:
- the ZMPSTE24 gene encoding CAAX prenyl protease 1 homolog yields MGMWALLDAIWEMPAEKRIFGAVLLFSWTVYLWETFLAQRQRRVYKTTTHVPLELGQIMDSETFEKSRLYQLDKSTFSFWSGLYSEVEGTLILLFGGIPYLWRVSGRFCGYAGFGPEYEITQSLVFLLLATLFSALTGLPWSLYNTFVIEEKHGFNQQTLGFFMKDAIKKFVVTQCILLPVSSLLLYIIKIGGDYFFIYAWLFTLVVSLVLVTIYADYIAPLFDKFTPLPEGKLKQEIEVMAKSIDFPLTKVYVVEGSKRSSHSNAYFYGFFKNKRIVLFDTLLEEYSVLNKDIQEESGMEPRNDGEGDSEEIKAKVKNKKQGCKNEEVLAVLGHELGHWKLGHTVKNIIISQMNSFLCFFLFAVLIGRKELFVAFGFNDSQPTLIGLLIIFQFIFSPYNEVLSFCLTVLSRRFEFQADAFAKKLGKAKDLYSALIKLNKDNLGFPVSDWLFSMWHYSHPPLLERLQALKNSKQD; encoded by the exons agaCGGGTATATAAAACTACAACTCATGTACCGCTGGAGTTAGGACAGATCATGGATTCAGAAACATTTGAGAAATCTCGACTGTATCAGCTGGATAAAAGTACTTTCAGCTTCTGGTCAGGACTCTATTCAGAGGTTGAAGGCACT CTTATTCTTCTCTTTGGAGGAATTCCGTACCTTTGGAGAGTCTCTGGGCGCTTCTGTGGTTATGCTGGCTTTGGACCAGAATATGAG ATCACTCAGTCCTTGGTGTTTCTGCTGTTGGCTACACTTTTCAGTGCATtgactggtttgccttggagTCTTTATAATACTTTTGTGATAGAAGAAAAGCATGGTTTCAATCAACAG actttGGGGTTCTTCATGAAAGATGCGATCAAGAAATTTGTTGTGACTCAGTGCATTTTATTACCTGTATCTTCACTTCTactttacattattaaaattgGGGGagactatttttttatttatgccTGGCTGTTCACGCTAGTTGTGTCTCTG GTGCTTGTCACCATCTATGCTGATTACATTGCCCCTTTATTTGACAAATTCACCCCTCTTCCCGAGGGAAAGCTGAAACAAGAAATCGAAGTCATGGCGAAGAGTATTGACTTCCCTTTGACTAAGGTGTATGTTGTTGAAG GATCTAAACGCTCTTCCCACAGCAATGCTTATTTTTATGGCTTCTTCAAGAACAAGCGAATAGTTTTGTTTGACACTCTACTAGAAGAGTATTCTGTACTAAACAAAGACATCCAGGAGGAGTCTGGCATGGAACCCCGCAATgatggagaaggggacagtgaagaaataaaagctaaagtTAAA AATAAGAAACAAGGATGTAAAAACGAGGAGGTGCTTGCTGTACTAGGCCATGAGCTGGGGCACTGGAAATTGGGACACACAGTCAAAAATATCATTATTAGCCAG ATGAATTCTTTCCTGTGTTTTTTCTTGTTTGCTGTATTAATTGGTCGAAAGGAGCTTTTTGTTGCATTTGGTTTTAATGACAGCCAGCCCACTCTGATTGGACTATTGATCAtcttccagtttattttttcacCTTATAATGAG gttctttcttTTTGCCTAACAGTCCTCAGCCGCAGATTTGAGTTTCAAGCTGATGCATTTGCCAAGAAACTTGGGAAGGCCAAAGACTTATATTCTGCTTTAATCAAACTAAACAAAGACAACTTGGGATTCCCTGTTTCTGACTGGTTGTTTTCCATGTGGCATTATTCTCATCCTCCACTACTAGAGAGACTTCAAGCTCTGAAAAATTCAAAACAAGACTGA